Genomic DNA from Mycobacteroides chelonae CCUG 47445:
CGGCACGGTTGGTCGCTCGGGGTGACGAAGGCGGTGGGCGAGGAGCCGCACACCGCCTTGCTCCTCGCGGCGCGGTGGTCGAGGTTCGGCACGACGGTGACTACGCGGTGGCGCGGGTTACCGCGAGAAGCCTTTTGTTGCCTGCCATTACGATTGCCGCCGAATCGGTCTCAGCGATGGAACCCGAGGGCTGAGGAAGGCTCGGCGACCATCGTTGCGGCAGCGATAATTGTCGTGCTGTTGGCGCTGACCGCGGGAGGCGCCGCAGTGGGCTCGGCGGTAGTAGCGCGGCATCGCGCGCAGGCCGCCGCCGACCTATCTGCGCTGGCCGGTGCACAGCGTGCGCTTTACGGCACGGTTTCCGCCTGCGCGGAGGCGACGGTTGTCGCCCGGAGGACGGGTGCCGCCGTTACCAGCTGCATGGTCGATGATCTCGATGTGGTTGTTGCCGTGTCTGTTCCGGTGATGCTGGGCCGGTTCGGGATGGGTCCGGCCCGAGCGGCGGCTCGCGCAGGACCGGTCGCCGAGGTCGGGTGACGGTGGTGCTGATCAGCGTTTGCTTGTCGATTGCGGTGAATCGAGATAGGGAGCCACCGCGGCATAGAAGATTTCGACGTAGATGTCGATCATGTGTTGGCGGTCCAGGTCGGGGCGGGACTGCCACCAATGCCCGAGACGCTCTGCTGCACCGGACATGGCGTGCGAGAGTCCTTCGGCGAAAAGCTCGGGTACGTCGGGATGATCCTTGGTGATCAGCGCGTAGGTCGTCTCGATGTTGTCCAACCGCAAGGCGGAGAGTTCTTCACGTGACTCCGCGGGCAGCACTGCGGCGCTGCCGTAAATGAGCTCCCACCGCTCGGGATGAGTCTCCAA
This window encodes:
- a CDS encoding TadE family type IV pilus minor pilin — protein: MLCSSGIQAVSMQVRCVDASREAARLVARGDEGGGRGAAHRLAPRGAVVEVRHDGDYAVARVTARSLLLPAITIAAESVSAMEPEG
- a CDS encoding TetR/AcrR family transcriptional regulator; this encodes MEAASTSGVGSRRPWAERREHLLDTAEQLFFERGFAAVSLGDIAQAAGVTKPIAYRHFTTKDGAYLACARRAQADFAQTLIQRVDPTLTVREQFATAADVFFELLETHPERWELIYGSAAVLPAESREELSALRLDNIETTYALITKDHPDVPELFAEGLSHAMSGAAERLGHWWQSRPDLDRQHMIDIYVEIFYAAVAPYLDSPQSTSKR
- a CDS encoding Rv3654c family TadE-like protein, giving the protein MPPNRSQRWNPRAEEGSATIVAAAIIVVLLALTAGGAAVGSAVVARHRAQAAADLSALAGAQRALYGTVSACAEATVVARRTGAAVTSCMVDDLDVVVAVSVPVMLGRFGMGPARAAARAGPVAEVG